A window of the Roseomonas haemaphysalidis genome harbors these coding sequences:
- a CDS encoding HlyD family type I secretion periplasmic adaptor subunit, whose product MSVTTSPSGALTDRRNLPPLVAAPVLPKRPRTSGPMMLGIGSIVLFMGGFAAWSTLAPLAEAAIAPGQIRSEGSRRTIQHLEGGIVREILARDGDQVKAGQVLMRLDEVQSDSSLETLRGQRWALLAQFARLQAEHEGAGDIAFPAELLGTTDARGLEAMTGQRTLFAARQASLNSQIQVLEARAAQQEATASSAQAQIGSQRRQLELIRREEQDVKTLVAQGLERMPRLLGLQRQAAAFEGNLQDLLGQTEKAAAGAREARSQMIQTRDQRRAEISTEARDVRSRLNDADEKLRAAQDVATRREIVAPEDGTVMNSKFFNLGAVVRAGEPVMELVPSHDRLVAEVQLSPSDIDVVYPGLQAEVRLPAFKQRLVPFLHGHVTYVASDVSMDDRTRASHYRVQITVDQDQLARLENVELRAGMPVEAQIQTGSRSFLRYMIQPVLDSFHRAFKEP is encoded by the coding sequence ATGAGCGTAACCACTTCTCCCTCCGGCGCCCTGACGGACCGCCGCAACCTGCCGCCGCTGGTGGCGGCACCGGTGCTGCCGAAGCGGCCCCGCACCTCGGGCCCGATGATGCTGGGGATCGGCTCCATCGTGCTGTTCATGGGTGGCTTCGCCGCCTGGTCCACCCTGGCGCCGCTGGCCGAGGCCGCCATCGCCCCCGGCCAGATCCGCAGCGAAGGCAGCCGCCGCACCATCCAGCATCTCGAAGGCGGCATCGTCCGTGAGATCCTGGCGCGCGATGGCGACCAGGTGAAGGCCGGCCAGGTGCTGATGCGCCTCGACGAGGTGCAGTCGGACAGCAGCCTGGAAACATTGCGTGGCCAGCGCTGGGCCTTGCTGGCGCAGTTCGCCCGCCTGCAGGCGGAGCACGAGGGGGCCGGCGACATCGCCTTTCCGGCGGAGCTGCTGGGCACCACGGACGCCCGTGGCTTGGAAGCGATGACCGGCCAGCGCACCTTGTTCGCGGCCCGGCAGGCCAGCCTGAACAGCCAGATCCAGGTGCTGGAAGCCCGCGCGGCGCAGCAGGAGGCGACCGCCTCCTCCGCGCAGGCGCAGATCGGCAGCCAGCGGCGGCAGCTCGAGCTGATCCGTCGCGAGGAGCAGGACGTCAAGACGCTGGTGGCCCAGGGCCTGGAGCGCATGCCCCGCCTGCTGGGGCTGCAACGACAGGCCGCCGCCTTTGAAGGCAACCTGCAGGATCTGTTGGGCCAGACCGAGAAGGCCGCCGCCGGCGCGCGGGAAGCGCGCAGCCAGATGATCCAGACCCGCGACCAGCGCCGTGCCGAGATCTCGACCGAGGCACGCGACGTGCGGTCCCGGTTGAACGATGCGGATGAGAAGCTGCGGGCCGCCCAGGATGTCGCCACCCGCCGCGAGATCGTGGCGCCGGAAGACGGCACCGTCATGAACAGCAAGTTCTTCAACCTCGGCGCCGTGGTTCGCGCGGGCGAGCCGGTGATGGAGCTTGTGCCGTCGCATGACCGCCTGGTGGCGGAGGTGCAGCTGTCGCCGAGCGACATCGACGTGGTCTACCCCGGGCTGCAGGCCGAGGTGCGGCTGCCGGCCTTCAAGCAGCGGCTGGTGCCGTTCCTGCATGGCCACGTAACTTATGTGGCGAGCGACGTGTCCATGGACGACCGCACGCGCGCCAGCCATTACCGCGTGCAGATCACCGTGGACCAGGACCAGCTGGCCCGGCTGGAAAACGTGGAGCTGCGGGCTGGCATGCCCGTCGAGGCCCAGATCCAGACCGGTAGCCGCAGCTTCCTGCGCTACATGATCCAGCCGGTGCTAGACAGCTTCCACCGCGCTTTCAAAGAACCCTGA
- a CDS encoding type I secretion system permease/ATPase codes for MNLLQLTVSIYMMQVFDRVLATRSLDTLLFLTLIALGAILLLAVLEAVRSQVMQRIASWVEARVAPEGFERALEAQLRGRPYRMEALRDLAVYRSWVSSPGALAVYDVPWVPIYLAAIFLLHPVMGMIALAGAVLLFGLTLLNEYSTSALLRQANTAAQAAQRRADAIARNAEVIDSMGMAGAVMQRWQTGVDQIAGPQQKAANRAAILLSSTKFFRLAVQLAVLGVGAYLVLQQEITSGASIAGSIIMGRALAPVEQLIGGWKGLVQSRQALKRLKAFLSMPRIRPPGLAMPAPLGHVSVERVTYGIPGQTTAIIKGVTFSLEPGESLAIIGPSAAGKTTLIRMLIGTLPASTGHVRLDGADVFTWKREDFGRHIGYLPQDVELFDGTVFQNIARMAEAEPDDVFAAAMLAGCHDMILRLPQGYDTEIGEGGQHLSGGQRQLVGLARAMFGAPKLVVLDEPNSNLTATPRPPCSAPWTR; via the coding sequence GTGAACCTGCTGCAGCTCACCGTCTCCATCTACATGATGCAGGTGTTCGACCGGGTGCTCGCCACCCGCAGCCTCGATACGCTGCTGTTCCTGACGCTGATCGCGCTGGGGGCTATCCTGCTGCTGGCGGTGCTGGAAGCCGTGCGCAGCCAGGTGATGCAGCGCATCGCCAGCTGGGTCGAGGCCCGCGTTGCGCCGGAAGGGTTCGAGCGGGCGCTGGAAGCCCAGCTGCGCGGCCGGCCTTACCGGATGGAGGCCCTGCGGGACCTGGCGGTGTACCGGTCCTGGGTCAGCTCGCCGGGCGCTCTGGCGGTCTACGATGTCCCCTGGGTGCCCATCTATCTGGCCGCCATCTTCCTGCTGCACCCGGTGATGGGCATGATCGCCCTGGCGGGCGCGGTGCTGTTGTTCGGCCTGACGCTGCTGAACGAGTATTCGACCTCGGCCCTGCTGCGGCAGGCCAACACGGCGGCGCAGGCGGCGCAGCGCCGGGCCGATGCCATTGCCCGCAATGCCGAGGTCATCGACAGCATGGGCATGGCCGGGGCGGTGATGCAGCGCTGGCAGACCGGCGTCGACCAGATCGCCGGCCCCCAGCAGAAGGCGGCGAACCGGGCGGCGATCCTGCTGTCCTCCACCAAGTTCTTCCGCCTCGCGGTGCAGCTGGCGGTGCTGGGCGTGGGCGCCTACCTCGTGCTGCAGCAGGAGATCACCTCGGGGGCCTCGATCGCCGGCTCCATCATCATGGGCCGCGCCCTGGCCCCGGTGGAGCAGCTGATCGGCGGCTGGAAGGGCTTGGTGCAAAGCCGCCAGGCGCTGAAGCGGCTGAAGGCATTCCTGTCCATGCCACGCATCCGCCCGCCCGGGCTGGCGATGCCCGCACCGCTCGGCCACGTCAGCGTCGAGCGCGTCACCTACGGCATTCCCGGCCAGACCACCGCCATCATCAAGGGCGTGACCTTCTCGCTGGAACCGGGCGAGAGCCTCGCCATCATCGGCCCCTCGGCGGCCGGCAAGACCACGCTGATCCGCATGCTGATCGGCACCCTGCCCGCCTCCACCGGCCATGTGCGGCTCGATGGCGCCGACGTCTTCACCTGGAAGCGCGAGGATTTCGGCCGCCACATCGGCTACCTGCCGCAGGACGTGGAGCTGTTCGACGGCACGGTGTTCCAGAACATCGCCCGCATGGCGGAGGCCGAGCCCGACGACGTCTTCGCCGCCGCCATGCTGGCCGGCTGCCACGACATGATCCTGCGCCTGCCGCAGGGCTACGACACCGAGATCGGCGAAGGCGGGCAGCATCTGTCCGGCGGCCAGCGGCAGCTGGTCGGGCTGGCGCGCGCCATGTTCGGCGCCCCCAAGCTGGTCGTGCTGGACGAGCCGAATTCCAACCTGACGGCGACGCCGAGGCCGCCCTGCAGCGCGCCGTGGACACGCTGA
- a CDS encoding IS5 family transposase gives MSASKPYPSDVSDDEWALVAPYLTLLPEVAGQREHSLREVFNGLRYVINTGTPWRWMPNDLPPWAAVYQQAQRWLAAGCFEALTEDLRAVLRRAAGRTAQPNAAILDSRTLRSSPESSERAGYDGAKRKNGSRLHLAVDPLGHLLALHVTPASVDDRAEVGRLAQAVQVSTGQSVELAYVDQGYTGERASEAARAHGIELEVVKLPNAKRGFVLLPRRWVVERSFTWATRFRRLVKDYERYASTLADLHLVAFACLMLRQAARLAAGP, from the coding sequence ATGAGTGCCAGCAAGCCCTATCCGTCCGATGTTTCCGATGACGAGTGGGCGCTGGTTGCGCCCTATCTGACGCTACTGCCCGAGGTGGCCGGGCAGCGCGAGCACAGCTTGCGCGAGGTGTTCAACGGCTTGCGTTACGTCATCAACACCGGCACGCCCTGGCGCTGGATGCCAAACGACCTGCCGCCCTGGGCTGCCGTCTACCAGCAGGCGCAGCGCTGGTTGGCGGCAGGTTGCTTCGAGGCGCTGACCGAGGATCTCCGGGCAGTGTTGCGGCGGGCAGCCGGACGAACAGCGCAGCCCAACGCTGCCATCCTCGACAGCCGGACTTTGCGTTCCTCGCCTGAGAGTAGCGAGCGGGCGGGCTATGACGGGGCCAAGCGCAAGAATGGCTCGAGGCTGCACTTGGCGGTCGATCCGCTAGGCCATCTGCTGGCGCTGCACGTCACACCTGCCAGCGTGGATGACCGCGCCGAAGTCGGCCGCCTGGCGCAGGCTGTACAGGTCTCCACCGGGCAGAGCGTCGAACTGGCCTATGTCGACCAGGGCTACACCGGCGAGCGGGCCAGTGAGGCCGCCAGAGCGCATGGCATCGAACTGGAGGTGGTGAAGCTGCCGAACGCCAAGCGCGGCTTCGTGCTGCTGCCGCGGCGCTGGGTGGTCGAGCGGTCCTTTACCTGGGCGACACGGTTCCGGCGGCTGGTGAAGGACTATGAGCGCTACGCTAGCACTCTCGCTGATCTCCACCTCGTCGCCTTTGCCTGCCTCATGCTCAGACAGGCCGCTCGACTGGCCGCAGGTCCATAA
- a CDS encoding MucR family transcriptional regulator — protein sequence MEEMANQHLLELTAQIVAAHVSNNPVSLPEVPSLIEQVHRTLASLGRAAPTPALVAERPEPAVSIKKSVTDEFLICLEDGKKLKMLKRHLRTAYDMTPEQYRERWNLPPDYPMVAPNYAKHRSSLAKQIGLGTKPRGGRQRRSV from the coding sequence ATGGAAGAAATGGCTAACCAACATTTGCTGGAACTGACGGCGCAGATTGTCGCCGCGCATGTCTCCAACAACCCGGTGTCGCTGCCTGAGGTCCCGTCGCTGATCGAGCAAGTGCATCGTACGCTGGCCAGTCTCGGTCGCGCCGCCCCCACACCCGCTCTGGTGGCCGAGCGGCCAGAGCCGGCCGTATCAATTAAGAAGTCGGTGACGGACGAGTTCCTGATTTGCCTAGAGGATGGCAAAAAGCTGAAGATGCTGAAGCGCCACCTCAGAACGGCCTACGATATGACGCCCGAACAGTACCGCGAACGCTGGAACCTGCCGCCCGATTATCCGATGGTGGCGCCGAACTACGCCAAACATCGCTCCTCGCTCGCCAAGCAGATTGGCCTCGGCACCAAGCCGCGCGGCGGCCGCCAGAGGCGTTCCGTCTGA
- a CDS encoding PsiF family protein: MRSCNTDAGTRNLAGDARRTFYERVLGWTLSTNASTAQRRSNGAKRTNDVVQRGGKYA, from the coding sequence ATGCGTTCGTGCAACACAGACGCTGGCACGCGTAACCTAGCTGGCGATGCCCGGCGGACGTTTTATGAGAGAGTGCTTGGCTGGACGCTCAGCACCAACGCGTCCACAGCCCAACGCCGCTCAAATGGCGCAAAGAGAACGAATGACGTCGTGCAACGCGGAGGCAAGTACGCGTAA
- a CDS encoding PsiF family protein, with product MTSCNAEASTRNFAIDARRSFMSDCLAGRTPLPATPAPRR from the coding sequence ATGACGTCGTGCAACGCGGAGGCAAGTACGCGTAATTTTGCGATAGACGCTCGGCGTAGCTTCATGAGCGACTGTCTGGCCGGGCGGACACCGTTGCCAGCAACTCCCGCTCCTCGACGATAA
- a CDS encoding PEP-CTERM sorting domain-containing protein — protein sequence MIGNIGNITVQGGSTSSSFAPNASYTLFGNNGEIFKSVDISTTGTAAVTSFGAPFFSPPWPTSKFTKRGTVVYGSGNLFVSYPTKADIGASLNDTSVVLAFTIADGTYGFVRFNGTTPLLYAYETVASQSIVVGSAFTGPINPPTAVPEPASLALFGMGLAGLTMVQRPKAI from the coding sequence GTGATAGGCAATATCGGCAATATCACCGTCCAAGGCGGCAGCACGTCCTCCAGCTTCGCGCCGAACGCCAGCTACACGCTGTTCGGCAACAACGGCGAAATTTTCAAGTCCGTCGATATCTCCACCACCGGCACCGCCGCGGTGACGTCGTTTGGTGCACCCTTCTTCAGTCCACCCTGGCCGACCTCGAAGTTCACCAAGCGGGGCACGGTGGTCTATGGCAGCGGCAATCTCTTCGTCTCCTATCCGACCAAGGCGGATATCGGCGCCTCGCTGAACGACACCTCCGTCGTGCTGGCATTCACCATCGCCGATGGTACCTACGGCTTCGTGCGCTTCAACGGCACCACGCCGCTGTTATACGCTTATGAAACGGTGGCCAGTCAGTCGATCGTCGTCGGCTCGGCCTTCACCGGTCCGATCAACCCGCCGACCGCCGTGCCGGAGCCGGCGTCTCTGGCGCTGTTTGGCATGGGCCTTGCCGGACTGACAATGGTCCAGCGTCCCAAAGCGATCTAA